In the genome of Methanobrevibacter sp., one region contains:
- the mcrB gene encoding coenzyme-B sulfoethylthiotransferase subunit beta — MAKFDDKIDLFDDRGNEIASGVPIEAISPLRNPAIQSIVKGVKRTVAVNLEGLEKSVKTASVGGDKSRILGRELDLAIVDNAEAIADKMKEIIQISADDDTVVKPISGGKRLLVQVPTQRIDVAAEYSTAPLSSASALVQSVIDICDVDIYDANFVKAAVLGRYPQSVDYKGSNIATMLDIPQKLEGAGYGLRNVKANDFAAATLKNTFQATALAAIFEQTAMFEMADALGSFERLHLLGLAYQGLNADNMVYDLVKENGAEGTVGSVVQATIARAEADGVIAPQEQLTDFAIYGTDDAAKWNAYAAAGAVAATMVNVGAARAAQGIPSTLLYFNDNLEFATGLPGLDYGRAEGVAVGFSFFSHSIYGGGGPGLFNGNHVVTRHSKGFCIPCVAAAMSLDAGTQLFSPEATSGLIKEVYSQIDEFREPIKAVAEAADEIKGDI, encoded by the coding sequence ATGGCAAAGTTTGATGATAAAATCGATTTATTCGATGATAGAGGCAATGAAATTGCATCTGGCGTACCAATCGAAGCTATCAGTCCATTAAGAAACCCAGCAATTCAAAGCATCGTTAAAGGTGTAAAAAGAACTGTTGCAGTAAACTTAGAAGGACTCGAAAAATCTGTAAAAACAGCATCTGTTGGTGGAGACAAATCTAGAATATTAGGAAGAGAATTAGATCTCGCTATTGTAGATAACGCAGAAGCAATCGCAGACAAAATGAAAGAAATTATCCAAATTTCTGCAGACGATGATACTGTTGTAAAACCTATTTCCGGAGGAAAAAGGTTATTAGTACAAGTACCAACTCAAAGAATTGATGTTGCTGCTGAATATTCCACAGCTCCATTATCCTCTGCTTCCGCTTTAGTACAATCTGTTATTGACATTTGTGATGTAGACATTTACGATGCTAACTTCGTAAAAGCTGCAGTATTAGGTAGATACCCACAATCTGTAGACTACAAAGGATCTAACATTGCAACCATGTTAGACATTCCACAAAAACTCGAAGGTGCAGGTTACGGTTTAAGAAATGTAAAAGCAAACGACTTCGCTGCTGCTACATTGAAAAACACTTTCCAAGCTACTGCATTAGCAGCTATCTTCGAACAAACTGCTATGTTTGAAATGGCTGACGCTTTAGGTTCATTTGAAAGATTACACTTATTAGGTTTAGCTTACCAAGGCTTAAACGCTGATAACATGGTTTACGACTTAGTAAAAGAAAACGGTGCAGAAGGTACTGTTGGTAGTGTAGTACAAGCAACCATTGCTCGTGCAGAAGCTGACGGTGTAATTGCTCCTCAAGAACAATTAACTGATTTCGCTATTTACGGAACTGATGACGCAGCTAAATGGAACGCATACGCTGCTGCTGGTGCAGTTGCAGCAACTATGGTTAACGTAGGTGCAGCTCGTGCAGCTCAAGGTATTCCATCTACTTTATTATACTTCAACGACAACCTCGAATTCGCTACTGGTTTACCTGGTCTTGACTATGGTAGAGCAGAAGGTGTAGCTGTAGGATTCTCCTTCTTCAGTCACTCCATTTACGGTGGTGGAGGTCCTGGTCTCTTCAACGGAAACCACGTTGTAACTAGACACAGTAAAGGATTCTGTATTCCTTGTGTAGCTGCTGCTATGTCCTTAGATGCAGGAACACAACTCTTTTCACCAGAAGCAACTTCTGGTTTAATTAAAGAAGTATACAGTCAAATTGATGAATTTAGAGAACCTATTAAAGCAGTCGCAGAAGCTGCTGATGAAATTAAAGGTGACATCTAA